In one window of Nycticebus coucang isolate mNycCou1 chromosome 23, mNycCou1.pri, whole genome shotgun sequence DNA:
- the SLC10A4 gene encoding sodium/bile acid cotransporter 4 encodes MDGMDNATWFLAALLPDNYSLSPGAGGPSPGTDWPLAPASSPGPGPGLSLGPGPSISFSPGPTPTPELTASSLVPAGGAATRGPSAFPRPWALPGPLFWDTPLNHGLNVFVGAALCITMLGLGCTVDVNRFGAHVRRPLGALLAALCQFGFLPLLAFLLALAFKLDEVAAVAVLLCGCCPGGNLSNLMSLLVDGDMNLSIIMTVSSTLLALVLMPLCLWIYSRAWINTPLVQLLPLGAVTLTLCGTLIPIGLGVFIRYKYSRVADYIVKVSLWSLLLTLVVLFIMTGTMLGPELLARIPAAVYVIAIFMPLAGYASGYGLATLFHLPPNCKRTVCLETGSQNVQLCTAILKLAFPPQLIGSMYMFPLLYALFQSAEAGIFVLIYKMYGNEMLHKQDPLDEDEDTDISYKKLKEEEMADTSYGTVKADNLIMMETTQTSL; translated from the exons ATGGACGGCATGGACAATGCCACCTGGTTCCTCGCCGCTCTGCTGCCGGACAACTACAGCCTATCGCCCGGCGCCGGCGGGCCGAGCCCCGGCACCGACTGGCCCCTAGCTCCCGCCTccagccccggccccggccccgggcTCAGTCTCGGGCCGGGTCCCAGCATCAGCTTCAGCCCCGGCCCGACCCCGACTCCGGAGCTGACGGCCAGCAGCCTCGTGCCCGCGGGCGGTGCGGCGACCCGGGGCCCCTCCGCGTTCCCTCGGCCCTGGGCGCTCCCCGGGCCACTGTTCTGGGACACGCCGCTGAACCACGGGCTGAACGTGTTCGTGGGCGCCGCCCTGTGCATCACCATGCTGGGCCTGGGCTGCACCGTGGACGTGAACCGCTTCGGGGCGCACGTCCGCCGGCCCCTGGGCGCGCTGCTGGCCGCGCTCTGCCAGTTTGGCTTCCTGCCGCTGCTGGCCTTCCTGCTGGCCCTCGCCTTCAAGCTGGACGAGGTGGCCGCCGTGGCGGTGCTCCTGTGCGGCTGCTGTCCCGGAGGAAATCTCTCCAATCTCATGTCCCTGCTGGTGGACGGCGACATGAACCTCAG CATTATCATGACCGTCTCCTCCACACTGCTGGCCCTGGTCTTGATGCCCCTGTGCCTGTGGATCTACAGCCGGGCTTGGATCAACACCCCCCTGGTGCAGTTACTACCCCTGGGGGCCGTGACCCTGACGCTCTGCGGCACCCTCATCCCTATTGGGCTGGGCGTCTTTATTCGCTACAAATACAGCCGGGTGGCTGACTACATTGTGAAG GTTTCGCTGTGGTCTCTGCTACTGACTCTGGTGGTCCTTTTCATAATGACCGGCACTATGTTAGGACCTGAACTGCTGGCACGGATTCCTGCAGCTGTTTATGTGATAgcaattttcatgcctttggcaGGCTACGCATCAGGCTACGGCCTTGCTACTCTCTTCCATCTGCCGCCCAACTGCAAGAGGACTGTTTGTCTGGAAACAGGTAGTCAGAATGTGCAGCTCTGTACGGCCATTCTCAAACTGGCCTTTCCACCACAACTCATAGGAAGCATGTACATGTTTCCCTTGCTTTATGCCCTTTTCCAGTCTGCAGAAGcagggatttttgttttaatatacaAAATGTATGGAAATGAAATGTTGCACAAGCAAGATCCTCTCGATGAAGATGAAGATACAGATATTTCTTATAAGAAACTAAAGGAAGAGGAGATGGCAGACACTTCCTATGGCACAGTGAAAGCAGATAATTTAATAATGATGGAAACCACCCAGACTTCTCTCTGA